GCGGGGGCGGCGGGGGTGGGGCTCCTGGGGGCGGCCACTGGCCCGGAGGAGGGGgcagcggcggtggcggcggtcaCCACGGCTCCCAACAGCCCTGGGGCCAGCCTGCCATGGCTGGAGCGCCGCCACCCTGGAGCCTCCATCACCCGACGGGCGGGGGCCAGAGGGGGAGCGGGGGCGCGGGGGCCGGGGGGGTGAGAAACAGCCCCCAGGCCCTGAGGAGGACGTCGTCGGGGGGGAGGAGCGAACAGAGCATGAGCAGAAGCGCCAGCATCGCCTCCAACGCCTCACACCTTTCCTACACTTAACGCGCGCACATGCATGTGCACACAAGCAAGCTCTTGACATTGCTATGACTACGCCAAGGTCACTGTGGGGCTCGCAGGAAGTGCTGGAAACAAATGCTACATCAGCATCCGAAATGGACGCAAGCGCCTTCCAGTTAGCATCATGCTAATTGAGGCCAAGAAAGCTAATAGCGCTATGCTAGCCTCTTGCTAGGCTCGTGTTTGTgtcaaaccctactttgaaaccttaacaCACTTATCTTTAAAGCCCTAACCCAATtctaaaaccctactttgaaaccctaacttgatTTTAAAAACCTACTTTGAAATCCCAGCCTAATTTTTAAAACACTCCTTTGAATTTTAAaagcctactttgaaaccctacctgttttgaaaccctaatcctttaaaaaacaaacaaaaaaaaccctactttgaatctgaatcctttttttaaacagacaacctactttaattaaaaaaaaaaaaaaaactaattcaaaacCCTATTTTGAAGGGGGCCCAGGTTAAATCCTTAGCATCATacgaagtctgccattttagcACCATGCTAATGCCATTTAATTGTCATGTTAGCATCATGCTAATGTCTTGCTAGTGTAGGTGGCGTCACCACCACACTAGTCCCGCTAGCATCATAGTCGCCTCCTCGCCGCCATTTCCATGGCTCACGACTTTGCTGTTAGCTTCTTCTCAGCATTATAGTAGCGTCTGACGTGTTAGTGGTCAACTTAAGCTTATGTTAGCCCCGggagcttgtttacctgctggttgagtagaagcacctgtggctaaagccaaagtgTGGTGGCGTTTTTAGGTTTTTAGTGCTGCGCTAGTGTCCTTTTAGCGTCACACTCGTGTCAAGTCTACCATCGGAGTATTATGCTAGCATCTTTTTGGCATCATGCTAGTCTCCCAATAGCATCCTACTAGTCCAGTGTTCGATTTTAACCTCACGTTCGTTAGCATCATGAATTCAACTTCATGTTTAAGTGGGGCTAGCCAGGCTAACATTGGTTGTAGGCTTTTACTGAATCCTGTGTCCACATGTTATGCACATACAATAGTTTTATACTCAGtgacaaatgatgcattttagtCTCGGTTCAAAAGCTCCCAGCTGTCTCAATTGCAAGCATTTGCTCACAACGATGCTGCGTTGTTGCCTCACAAGATGACAACCGCCAACATTTTTGCAACAACCTTTGGTGATGAAAAGAGCCGATTTTTGCCAACAAAAGCACATTTGTGTCAAAGACGCTCGTTTTTGCAATGATTCTAGTGTGAAGATGTCAAATGCTCCTTTTGATGTTGAAAACATCAATTTTGCCACAGAGATGCTTGTTTCTGCATACTTTGCGACACAAGTTGATAATTATAGCAACCAAAACCACAAGTAACACTCGTGATGAAAATGAGATCCTGTTAGTGTTTCGTCAATCCGCCCCACTGTGATGTCACAATGGGGCCAACTTCAGAAGGCAGGATTGACTTGCTCGTCTAAGTTGAGACGCTCACAACCTTTAAACAACACGTTTCTGTCACACGCTTCAAAAACACGTCAACACGCATCTGGAGGCGATGCCGTGTGCTCCTGACATCTTTCCTCCTTTCCTTTCTTCCTAACCTCCAAGCCTGTTCCCGTCCTACCATCGTTACCTCCTACCTTCCTAGATTCCTATCTTACCTGCTAAGCCTCTTACCTTCCCATCCTCCCTCAGGTGACGCCCTGCTCCGCGTCACTGTGCTCCCCCCGCCCCGCCCAACTATGAAAACAAGATGAAAACTGTTTGCTGCTTccacctgtcaatcaaagtgTAAATATGTACATGAAGAGAAATGTTAGAATTACTACGTGTGATCGTCCCACACGCGAGAGCGCGACGGACAGTCAAACGTGTTCATATTGTAAATCGTGTCAAAGATTTCACGGGAAATTCGACGTCGGCCCCACAAGCGGCATCGACCGTGTCCCCTCCTCCATGGTGGGCGGAGTCAAGCTTGTACAGTCTATCAGTATTTGCTGTCATTGGTGGAAGCGGAAAATAGGACGAGAGATGTTATTGCTCGCAGGGAGCATGTGAAAATGAAAAAgactttgctttgtttttgttggatgATGGTTACTGGATCAAGAATCATCTGTaataaagtaatttttttatttgttggtcGTCGGCAATTTTCAAGTAGCACTTTACTCCGTTgagaaaatacaaatatgtgAGGCTGCCACTAatgattataaaaatattttttgtcaagatacatttcccccaaaaatattaaattaaaaataatgctaaaattgaaaattctctgcaaaatttTTCCTAAACAAAAATGGCcaaattgtttatatatttttttttgtccgccaAGAATGATACAAAACGAGTTTGTTGTGCAGCCTTTATTGAAAAGAACCAGTAGCTGAGTGCACGTGATGACCGTTGTGGCGGCGGTCAGTGAAAAACGGTTTGCCTCCAGTGTTTGTCGGGGGTGAAAGGCCACAGGCAGTCCCTGATGGCTGTCGCGAACAGTCGCGGCTCCACGCCGAGGCCCAGCACCTCCAGACGGGAACAGTCCAAGCATGGGTTGAGCGGTCGCTGAGTGGCCTCCGACGCCGGCTGCTCCGTCAGCTGCcggcaggaaaaacaaaaacatgaacatgCAACCGATCGGATGACttacgtgcgtgtgtgtgcagttCTTACCGGGACGAGATGACTGGACGGAAGGTTGAAGGCCCGAGCCATGGCCAGCGCCATCTCGTATTTGGTCATCTGCTCTTTCCCGGAATAATGGAACATTCCTCGGATGGAATCGTCCTACACACAACAGCAGATAAGTTCAATAATCATGAATAAACCTTAATTATTCCAAACAAGTGCGGGGGGGCCACACTACAAATTCAGGTTCAGAATCATAATTGTGCACTTAAGTGTTCCAGCAGACCGTTAATTCTTGAGAATAACAATAATGTACCCGAGTGGCAGGATGACAGATGATGCAGCTGACTCTTTTGaataattatttacaataacAATAGCGCAGGAGTGGCGGCCATGCAGATGTTTGAGAATAACAATAGTTACTTGATTATGACATGTTGCAGCAGACAGACATTAATAagaacaaaaacagcaacacataatgataataataatggcgTACCCGAGCGGCAGCGCGGCAGATGTTCCAGCAGACGGCGGCGACGTCCTGCGTGTGCGTGGGGAACCTCTGCTGGCAGTGGTCGAGCGCGCAGCTCTCGCCGGCCGCCGTTGCCCCCTGCAGAACTTTAGGCCACAGCGCCGTGACGGCGCTCTCGGACGGAGTCTCCACCTCGCCGAACAGAACCGGAACGCGCAGAACTGCCGAGCCTGCCGGACAGGAGACGCACACGTTAGCGGTGCGTGTGCGGCACGTGACGTGCGGGCGTGTGCGACTGACGCGCGCAGTGCTGTAACGTTTGCCGCTCCCCTTCCATCTTGCTGCGCCCGTACGCGTTGAGCGGGTTGGGCGCGTCGTCCTGGCCGTAAGGTGGACGGCGGCCGTCGAACACGTAGTCGCTGCTTATGTACAACAGGAAGGAGCCGCAACATGCTAACAAAACACACGCGTCACAATCGGGTCTCACgagcaacacacaaaaaacgtgtGTGTGGCGGACTGACCCGCCTCCCTGGCGAGGATGCTGACGGCGTGAACGTTGATGTTGTTAGCCGCCTCCGGGTGGCGCTCCACCACGTCAGGACGGCGCTCCGCTGCGCAGTGAACCACCGCATGGGGCTacgtcacacatgcacacacaaacgaCATCATGGCATGAAAGGATTGAGgctttttatgacttttttttgtcctccaaGGCACCCACAGAAGAACAAGTCACACattgttaaatattttattccGGCAGCTTTCAGTAATTCATGCTCttacagcttttattttgatagtttcCTATTCCTGCACTACTCACAATCACTAATCATGAATCAGTACTTGCTTACCTTGCACTGACTCATGAGCGACTTGACGGCATCCTCGTCTGTAAGGTCGCAGCGAAGGAGTCGCGGGCCGGCCCTGCGGTACGCCGTCCCCGTCACCGCGCAGCCGCGCTTCTGGAACTCCTTGAGGACGGCGCGACCCAGGAGACCGCTGGCCCCAGTCACCAGGACGCGGGGACCCTCCTGCGGAGGATCGTCCTGCTGCGCACACACAGAAAAAGCATTTTGACTgttccagaatcttttcaaacaaTTCAAATGCAAACGCACAAATGCACATCTGATGGTGCTCCACAGTAAATGtcaaacatggaaaaaaaaaaactttagtgaTGCACAAGCACCAGTAGATGgcgcattttaaaaatgaaatcagcACAGTTTGAGTCCACTGGGAGAAACAACTGCCTATCTTCGATTGTTGATTATAAAAGAACAGGAAAAGGAAAAGTCATTTCCCCCCCCTGGTAGATTTGGTGTATATGTAATTTTTCAACATGCCTGTTGTTgtcaaaatgctctaaaatggctggcggTGAAAGAGTtcataatgtaattaaaaagaaatgtttaacaTCTATCTGTTTGTGTATTTTGCAAGCTTTTCAATGGTAGTAGTCGTGAAAATAGGATAAAAAttaagaaagttaaaaaaacattcTACAAAACAAGTTCCACCATGGTGACTTTGGCCAAAAATTACTGCATTTTCCCCACATTGTAATTTACGTCCCCGGAAAATGACACGCATATCAATGGAATAGTATTGAAAATGGCTATTTGATCATGCTGCTTTCatttcaatcaatcagtcaCGTACATACGTCATTGCTTCAAGTTTACCTGCAGCAGCTTCACGTGACCCGGCCTGAAGTCAATCGTTAggtggttcatttttttttctttacgtgTGATCGGACGCTTGTGATCGAATATCAACCTTTCCGTTTATTTTCGGTTTTTATGGCTCGAACTTCCCTTCCGGATTAAGGGATCAGCTAATTACCGTAAAACGTCCGTCAATGTAGTAAAACGTATTACGACGGAACCCTTTTCTTCCCCGTAACACAAAACATATCAATCAACAGCGCAAGACTCAATCCTGAGGACACTTTTAGCAAAAGCAGAGCAACTACAATGTTGGTTAAACCGTTATGCTGCGTTACAAGTGAATACGATTAAGAATGGAAAATGAACGTAAGAATTCACCTCAAGCTCAAGTTGTTCCGATTGAAATCCTGGCATCTGTTCTTGAGACAATAGCTAGCGACACTAGACGGTCTAGtagaatcaaacaaacaaaaaacagaagagaGCGGTTGAATTAAAGCGAAAGTAAAATGTCCAAGTGCAACTTCTTCGTTGGTGTTTTTGTTCTAATCCTTAGTGAATTGTCTCATGTCGCCCCCGGCAGGTGACAAAGCGACACCACGGTAGTTAtcctttttggatataattttgttTGACAAAATCAAACATCTCAATCCCAGTCATATCACTTTTtgtgttaattaattaattaaataataataataataataataataatttctggATCTGAGACCTTGATTGAGACTTTGAGgtggtgtttgtttttacagccaCACACTGGATGAATTTATGTTGAAATCCAAACTTTAACTACTGTTCAATTTATATTATGATGGGTTAGGTTAACCAAATTCCTCATACACGAATGGTCAACGCAGTTTTAACTTATTTGCGGACattgtttttgaataaaacattttcgCTAAAATGCCAGCAGAATGCTCCTCGTATCGTCAGTGTCTTATCCCCCCCGGTTTCCACTACATTAGATTGATCTATCTTAATGCGCATGCGCACAAAGTATCTCGGAAGTcggcacaaaacaaaatgaacggCGCGAAAAAGGACGAGCgcgagagaagaaagtaaaataaaaccaaaatgaGAGGAAGCTAGTCCAGCGGGGCCGAAAAGAGGACGAAAACAAGAAGTTTATTTCCAAGTTACCAAAATAACTACACCTTCCCTGTATCAGTGGCGAGTAGCATCAACTCATATACCAGCAGCAAAAGCAACAACGTCGACGCCTGTTGGACACGGAAAACTAGTGAGTATTCGTGTATCAAAAATGTCCACCTGGTGATATTTCCCTTGTATTGATAAGTATTTCTTTATCACAATGAACTTGGAAAAGCGTTTATGTGTTTTTAGTCCTTAATTGTAATGTAAATGTAGCCTTACATTTCCCgttgaaagagaagaaaatgtcTGCCAAATTAAAATAACAAGCCCATTTATAGGAATATAAAGTAGGGGTCCCTCAATAAGCATTTGACATATTAAATAATTACAAGTGAGacaaacgacaaacatacagattaACTTGTATTGGTCGTATCCTAACCTAATTCTGCTTCTAGCACTGATTAAGAGCAGATGCAAGTCCATAAAATGAATTCAAGTTAACTCTTTGAAGGCTGAAACATAAAATGATGAATTCCATTCGTATCAAATTGGAGCCTTTATTGGTCCTATTCCTTCTCaacaaaaaatatctaaaacaaTGTATATATTTTGAATTACGCAGTCAGTACAATGTACATATTTCACAGTATGCATCAGgcttgtcaagaaaaaaaattacaatagtGATATAGCGACATAAACAAGTGTTATGTAATCAGAAAGTACGTTATTAAGAATAAGTTACcggtaataaaaatgaatagaggttggtgtgtgtgtgtgtgtgtgacagcaCAAAAATCCAAACACACAAAAGTACACATATGCAGCAGTgtcaagattaaaaaaacacaactgaCACAAGTTACACCTTGGTTGACATGTCAGCGTCTTCCTGTCCAAGTTCCGCCTCTTGCCCCGCTTCCATTGCACCTTGCTGAGCCATCTCCACTTGGGAGGACGGGTCTTGGGAAGAACTCCACCCCCTGAAGGTGGGACTGATGGGCACTCTCCTGAGCCATCGGGCGCGTCGGACCAGACCCATCCCCACGGGAAAGTCGTAGGAGGGCGACGAGGCCGACGAGGACGTCAAAGCGCTCCACTGCAGGAGGCCGCGTTCTTCCCTCGACCCTGAACACGCAAAACAGCAACGCCGTCTTCATGCAACAACACGGTCATGCCAAAACATAATTTGTCACGATATCCAAATTTTCATGGCAACGGCATTGTGTGGCAATGACATCGTGACAGAAACCTCGCCGTAGCAGCAATATTATGGCAGTGACGAAGAAGAAAGTTTTGCATACGTGACCTGGTACGGTGTTGTCCAGGCAGAAGGCCAGGAAACCACCAACAAACATCTCAGTGGACAGGAGAACCGTCAGGATCTGATTGAGCTCCTCCACACCTGCAAGTGCATGACAGTACGTTGGTCCACACGCGTGCGCGTGGAGGTCGCTCGCACGCACCTGTCTCAATGCATTTTGGGTGCGCGTCCAGGTAGGCGGGCAGCGTGAGCCCGAAGAACATGGAGAAGCCCAGCACGAAGAGATTCCTGGATGAGTTGAGGTCCACCAGCTGCAGGTTGGAGAGACCCACCGCAGTGATCATAcctcacacaaacaaacaaacaacagctCAGCTGACTTTTTGGTCCACTTTTCATATAGTTCACTTAAAAATTCCCTCAAAATTCCTATAGACAAACAGAAAATGGGTATCTAATCCGGAGACCACAGACAAACGTGTACAAATACACCAAATTATAGACAACCATACCTCGAGCATAGACGACAAAAGCTTGGCAATAGACCAGGGCTTGAATGATTAATTAATCAGAGGATATAACTTTTGTGAAATCTTCAGTTTTCTGCcaatttttctgattttttttttaatacatcaaAACATTCCAATATAAGGCATAGATAATGACCCAACAAACGTTTTGAAGAATGTTCGCTCTGTTTTAAGttaacaaataataaatgacaaagcattttggctgataaattaataatttaattgttggaacgaaaaaaaacaccaaattattttattcataatatattttttaaattaatcagcTGATTAAATGCTTATCGGAATTTTAGTctgccaaatatatatatatatatatatataaaaccgcTTTTGAAAACTGCATATATAAATCAGGAATGACTGTGACTGTAATCCATTTGAGTGGAAGATCTAGGTCCACTATAAACTTTTCAGCAGCACCCCTAAATGGCTGCCAGCCTTCGGACTGAAATGAGGGTGAGTGAATGTGAAGGGAAATTTCACCGAAAAGCGTGCAGAACATTCCTCCCAGGATGGGATCGGGCAGTGACGCAAAGAGAGCCGTGAACTTCCCCACGCATCCCAGCAGCAGCATGATGCCGGCGCCGTACTGAACCACGCGACGGCTTCCCACCTGCACACGACGACGCATGTCACCAAACCTAACAACACAACGCAGCCGACGCGCAATGGGAATGAGCAAGTACCTTGGTGATGGCGAGCACGCCGATGTTGGGGCTGGAGGACGTAGACCCGTTTCCGGTGCCCAGCAGTCCGGCGATGATGCAACACACGCCCTCAGTGAAGATTCctctgcaaagaaaaaaacgaaacaaagaAAGGTCATGATGTCAGTGCGGGCGAGGTCAAAGGTCAAAGTTGTCGTCTCACCTGTTGATGGCGTGCACCGGAGGCGGTGCCGCACCGGCGAGACGGGCACACGCGTAGTAGTCGCCGATGGACTCCACGATGCCCGCCAAGGTGGCGCTGAACATGCCCAGCACCCCTGCCAGCGTCACCGTTGGCACCCCCCACTGGCCTGGAGTGGCAGCGCATTGACACATTGATACGGTTAAAAGAACATTGATGGATTGATGATTACAGTTTGGTTAGTCTTGAAAAAATGACGGATTAACGGTAATGGACAGGCCATTGACGGGTTGGACACGCCCACCCCTGGCTTGATGTCAAGATGCGAAATAAGACAAACGGCTCTCACAGGGGTAAGGCACCCTGAACCACGGGGCAGAGGTCATGATGTCCCCGCGGGCGTCGGTGCGTGCCCCGTGCCCATATCGTCGTGGGTCACTGGGCAGGAGGTCGCTGAGGGTGAAGATATAACACAGCAGCCACACCAGCATGATAGCCAGGATGATCTGAACACAAAGCAAGCGCACGTCAAAAACCGGAGTCTGCGACAAAACCTTCCGGCGGGGCGGACGAGTCTTTTACAGGAAACATCTTGAAGATGTAAACCCGGCTCCACCTCAGTCCTTTCTTCCTGTTGTACACGGGAAACGGCAGCGACGTGGTCCGCAAGTACTGAGCAAACAGCACGATGAGGAGGATGCACCTGCAAAGGCGAACGCTCGTCAGGAAAAGCGCCACCCTGTGTGTTCGCATGCAGGGGGTCTCACAAAGCTGAGAAGCCCCAGTGCGATCCGGCCCGGTCGCCCGCCGTGGTGAAGACGGACAGGCCGATGAGCGAAACGGTGGGCGTGACTGTCAGCGGCCCGATGTACTCCAGCAGGATGCCCGGAAGACCCAGCAGGCCGATCACCACCTCTACCGTGCTCGACACCATGATGGCGCCCTGGATCTGGCGCGCACACAATTGTCAATTGGAAAATCCAAGACAGACAGACCAACGGACGGACGCAAACCTCTCTGATGCGAGGCTGCCAAACGTGCGAGGTGTCCAGTGGGATGGTCCAGTTGCCGTAAATCTCCTCTGTCAACATACCCACATAAAAGATGTAAGTTCAAACACACGCACATAAggacaagaaatgtgttgtgggGACCTTGCGTGGGGCAGGCCCAGCGCTCCAAGCTGAGGATGGCCTGCGCAGGAATCAGGAAGGCTAGCGCGGTTGCTTGGAAGAGAGGAAGTCtacgcaacaacaacaacaacaacaacaatcagcCAGCAGCGCTGCCCACAATCGGAGGCGAGTCCGCTGGCGCTCACCTGACTCCCATGGTGGTCTGTATGAGCGTGGTGATTCCCACGGTGGTGAAAATGGTCCCGATGAGCTGGCTGACGGTGTTCTGGTCCTGGCCCACGCACATGGCCTCGGCCAGCAGGAAGGGGACGGCCACCGTCCCGCTGAAGCAGGTCAGGTAGTGCTGGACGCACAGGGACGGGTCAGAACACGTCCGTCCAAGGCGCAGGGCGGCCGTTACGTTTGCGGCGTACCTGCAGGCCTAGCAGGATGCACAGGTACCAGGGCGGGACGTCCTCGATGGTGTAAATCATGTCCGATGCCAACTTCTGCTCTCGTATTGGCTCTTTGGGTGACTCGTGGCTCCGCCTCCTCGGGACGTCATCCTGACTCTGT
The Festucalex cinctus isolate MCC-2025b chromosome 18, RoL_Fcin_1.0, whole genome shotgun sequence genome window above contains:
- the mat2b gene encoding methionine adenosyltransferase 2 subunit beta isoform X1 — protein: MNHLTIDFRPGHVKLLQQDDPPQEGPRVLVTGASGLLGRAVLKEFQKRGCAVTGTAYRRAGPRLLRCDLTDEDAVKSLMSQCKPHAVVHCAAERRPDVVERHPEAANNINVHAVSILAREAACCGSFLLYISSDYVFDGRRPPYGQDDAPNPLNAYGRSKMEGERQTLQHCARSAVLRVPVLFGEVETPSESAVTALWPKVLQGATAAGESCALDHCQQRFPTHTQDVAAVCWNICRAAARDDSIRGMFHYSGKEQMTKYEMALAMARAFNLPSSHLVPLTEQPASEATQRPLNPCLDCSRLEVLGLGVEPRLFATAIRDCLWPFTPDKHWRQTVFH
- the mat2b gene encoding methionine adenosyltransferase 2 subunit beta isoform X2; translated protein: MNHLTIDFRPGHVKLLQDDPPQEGPRVLVTGASGLLGRAVLKEFQKRGCAVTGTAYRRAGPRLLRCDLTDEDAVKSLMSQCKPHAVVHCAAERRPDVVERHPEAANNINVHAVSILAREAACCGSFLLYISSDYVFDGRRPPYGQDDAPNPLNAYGRSKMEGERQTLQHCARSAVLRVPVLFGEVETPSESAVTALWPKVLQGATAAGESCALDHCQQRFPTHTQDVAAVCWNICRAAARDDSIRGMFHYSGKEQMTKYEMALAMARAFNLPSSHLVPLTEQPASEATQRPLNPCLDCSRLEVLGLGVEPRLFATAIRDCLWPFTPDKHWRQTVFH
- the slc23a1 gene encoding solute carrier family 23 member 1, with the translated sequence MAAGQDDCKSQDDVPRRRSHESPKEPIREQKLASDMIYTIEDVPPWYLCILLGLQHYLTCFSGTVAVPFLLAEAMCVGQDQNTVSQLIGTIFTTVGITTLIQTTMGVRLPLFQATALAFLIPAQAILSLERWACPTQEEIYGNWTIPLDTSHVWQPRIREIQGAIMVSSTVEVVIGLLGLPGILLEYIGPLTVTPTVSLIGLSVFTTAGDRAGSHWGFSALCILLIVLFAQYLRTTSLPFPVYNRKKGLRWSRVYIFKMFPIILAIMLVWLLCYIFTLSDLLPSDPRRYGHGARTDARGDIMTSAPWFRVPYPCQWGVPTVTLAGVLGMFSATLAGIVESIGDYYACARLAGAAPPPVHAINRGIFTEGVCCIIAGLLGTGNGSTSSSPNIGVLAITKVGSRRVVQYGAGIMLLLGCVGKFTALFASLPDPILGGMFCTLFGMITAVGLSNLQLVDLNSSRNLFVLGFSMFFGLTLPAYLDAHPKCIETGVEELNQILTVLLSTEMFVGGFLAFCLDNTVPGSREERGLLQWSALTSSSASSPSYDFPVGMGLVRRARWLRRVPISPTFRGWSSSQDPSSQVEMAQQGAMEAGQEAELGQEDADMSTKV
- the mat2b gene encoding methionine adenosyltransferase 2 subunit beta isoform X4, translated to MPGFQSEQLELEDDPPQEGPRVLVTGASGLLGRAVLKEFQKRGCAVTGTAYRRAGPRLLRCDLTDEDAVKSLMSQCKPHAVVHCAAERRPDVVERHPEAANNINVHAVSILAREAACCGSFLLYISSDYVFDGRRPPYGQDDAPNPLNAYGRSKMEGERQTLQHCARSAVLRVPVLFGEVETPSESAVTALWPKVLQGATAAGESCALDHCQQRFPTHTQDVAAVCWNICRAAARDDSIRGMFHYSGKEQMTKYEMALAMARAFNLPSSHLVPLTEQPASEATQRPLNPCLDCSRLEVLGLGVEPRLFATAIRDCLWPFTPDKHWRQTVFH
- the mat2b gene encoding methionine adenosyltransferase 2 subunit beta isoform X3 — protein: MPGFQSEQLELEQDDPPQEGPRVLVTGASGLLGRAVLKEFQKRGCAVTGTAYRRAGPRLLRCDLTDEDAVKSLMSQCKPHAVVHCAAERRPDVVERHPEAANNINVHAVSILAREAACCGSFLLYISSDYVFDGRRPPYGQDDAPNPLNAYGRSKMEGERQTLQHCARSAVLRVPVLFGEVETPSESAVTALWPKVLQGATAAGESCALDHCQQRFPTHTQDVAAVCWNICRAAARDDSIRGMFHYSGKEQMTKYEMALAMARAFNLPSSHLVPLTEQPASEATQRPLNPCLDCSRLEVLGLGVEPRLFATAIRDCLWPFTPDKHWRQTVFH